Within the Novosphingobium sp. SL115 genome, the region TGGCACAGACCAACGCAGTGCGCACCAGCGCCAACCACTGGCAGCCGGTATTCCAGCACCAGTTCAGCCAAGAACTGCAGGCCAACGTCGAAACCGACAAGCTGCATGCGGTGTTCGCAGGCTTTTACCTGAAGGAAAAGATCCGCGTTGAAAACCACATCGGTGTTGATGTGTTGAACAACACCGATCCCTTCCGCGTGCAGTTTGACGGCAAGCTGGACGTTGAAACCTGGGCGGTTTTCGCCAACGTCACTTATGATCTGACCGAACAGTTCTCGGTCAAGCTGGGCGGTCGCTATTCATGGGAAAAGCGCCATCTCAAGAACAACAGCGGGATCGGCACCGCCGCTACCGGCTTCAATCTTGATCCTTTGCAGTGGGATACGTCAAAGACCTGGGACGATTTCTCGCCCTCGGCCGGTTTTGAATTCCGCCCGAACGATGACGTAATGCTCTACGCCAACTGGTCGCGCGGCTTCAAATCGGGTACCGCCGAAATCGGTTCGCGCCGGTCTGCCACTGCCACCACGCCGTTCGTGAACCCTGAAAAGGTCGAAGCTTACGAAGCGGGCGTGAAGTATAGCGCGGGCACGATGCAGGCCAATCTTGCGGTGTTCCACCACAAGCTGAAGAACGGCCAGTTCCAGCGCACTTTCCCGATCCCGAACGCGCCGTTCTTTGCCAGCGCGCTTGAAAACGCTGCGGAATCGCGCGCTTATGGTGCGGAAGTCGAATTCCGCTGGCGCCCGGTTGATGGCCTGTCGCTCGACATGTCGGGTGCCTACCTCGACTCCAAGTTCTCGAAGTTCTTCTCGAAGAACCCGCTGAATGCGGCGCTGTTCGGCCCCGGTGGCGCGGCCCTGCCTGACGAGGATCTGTCGGGCAACTATACCCGTATGAGCCCGAAGTGGACGTTCAACTTCAACCCCACCTACACGTTTGATCTGCAGAGTGGTGCAAGCGTTACGCTGGGCTCGAATTTCTCTTATCGTTCAAAGCAGTATCACACGGAGTTCAATGACGATCGCATGGCCGCAGACGCCTATGCCATGGTCGATGCCAACGTGAAGTACCGCCATTCGGACGACAAGACCTCGGTTAACCTGTGGGTCCGCAACCTGACCGACAAGCTGGTCTGGGCGGGCAGCTATGCCGTGGCCACCAGCCGCACCATCGGGGGCACGCTGATGCCGCCGCGCACCTATGGCGTGACCGTGGGTTACGAATTCTGATCCACCCTGATCCCGGTTTTCGGGAAATGGGAACCTTTCGGGGGCTGCCGGTTCATTCCGGCAGCCCTTTTTGTTATGCGATCGGTTAAATGGGAGAATCAGCGATGCAAGGGATGGGTGGGGACGATTGCCCCTTCAGCTTCAATTTTGATGCCGCGACGTTCAAAGTGGGCGATACGGTCAGCTATCGCATCACCGGGAACCCGATGTTTGAAGACATGCCGTTTGCCGGGCAACTGCTTGAAGTGCATAATGATTTTGTGGTGATCGCAGGCGATGCGAATGATCCTGCCGTGCGCTATCGCGGCACGCGCGAAAGTCGTCCGCAGGTGGATTCAGGGCAAATTTGAAGGGGTGACCTGAACGACACCTAAAAGCCCCTAAGCTGGCACGGGCGGCCTCAAGCCTGCGCCAGACGGCGATACCAGTGCGTCAGGCCCAGGGCGATGGCCGAGGTGCCGAGCAGGCCCATCGCGATGGGCAGCGAATAGCCCTTACCGCTTGCCAGAACGACGGCCGCGACAAGACACGCGACCGAACATCCCAGATCCCATCCGCCCTCTGTCGCCATGTTGAAGCGCAAGGTGCAGCGCGATCTTTGCGCCATGGCATAGAGCGGTGAGAGCATGGCGGTAGCGAGCATGGGCGCGGCCAGCGCGCCCAGTGCGGTGGCGATCAGCGCGGGCAGCGGACTGGCCCATGCCAGCGCCTTGATGACCAGGACGCCCGCGCCCAAGCCATAGGCCAGCGCCAGCGAGTGGGTGCCCCGTCCGCCGTCGATCAGGCGGCCAATGATGAGGCTGCCCGCCGCCGCGCCAATCCCCGCCAGCGCCATCGCGCCACCAAAGCTTTCGAAGTTCTGGTTGAGCGTGACGAACAGCGCGAGGTTCCAGATCACCACGCCGCAGCCGGTTTGCAGCCCTTCGGCAAAGTAGAGACGGCGACCGAAGCGGACGATGGCCGGATCAGCGCGGGAGGCCGGATCGATGGCCGGGTTGGGCGCGCCGAGGAAGGGGAGGGCGGCGCACAGTTGCAGGGCGGCGATGATGGCAAAGCCTGCCAGTGGTCCGGCCCCTGCCAGCAGGAACCCGCCCGCCACCGGGGCGACGATGCCGACCGTGGCGGTGGTGGCCTGCTGGATGGAGACCTGACGTCCCATCGCGCCTTCGCTGCCCGCGGCAGAGACATAGGCGTGGTAGCCGGTCCAGTAGAGCACGCTGCCCAAGCCGGAGATGAGGATATAGGCGACGAGCATCGCGCCGATACCGCCGACGAAGGGCAGCGTCACGAAACTGATGGCCCGGATTAACACGCCCAGCAGCAGCACGGTGCGCAACCCATGGGCGTGGGCAAGGGGAAGCACCGTCGCGCGCAGGGCAAAGCGCGACAGCAGAACCAGCGCGAAACTGGCAAGAGCGAGGGCGGGGGACAGGCCTTGTTTGACCAGAAAACCCACCACAAACAGGCCGCCGCTCGCCTCTACAAACGATTGCAGTGCAGTGTGCGTGTAGATGCGGCGCAAGGTGGTGAAAGCCATGGCTTGAGTTAAAATTCCATCATGGCGGCAAGACGGCGAGGGGCGACTGCCGCCCAGCTACGCCGTAGCCAGTCCGCCGCGTGGTCCCAATCGACATCGGCGCGGTTGAGGACCAATCCCGCCCAGCCGCTGGCACCGTAATAGGCGGGGCGGAACCACATTTCGGGGGCCTGATCGATCAGGGCGGCCAGTTCATCCTGCCCGCTGGTCTTTACCAGCAGCGCGATGTGGGGCGTGCCGTGGTGCTGATCGTTGAAATGGGCGAAGTATTTGCCGCCGACACGCCAGCCGGGCGCGCCGTGGCTTTCGCGCTCCTCAACCTCTGGCAAGGCAGCGGTGAGGGTGCGGACTTTTTCGAGCAGCCATTCTGCGCTGTTTTCGCGTGCGACATAGGCTGCCAGCGTGCGCGAATAGAGCTGGTGTTCGGCAAAGAGCACGCGCGCAGCAAGACTGTCGCCGGTGTCGCCGGGGATGATCGCGACGGGCGTTTGCCCCAGAACCGGGCCATCATCGAGTTCGGCCGTGACGAGGTGGACGGTGCAGCCGCCGTGGGTGTCGCCCGCCTCAATCGCGCGGTCGTGCGTGTGCAGGCCCTTGTATTTGGGCAAGAGCGAGGGGTGAATGTTGAGCATCCGACCTTCCCAGCGACCGACAAATTCCGGGCTGAGAATCCGCATGTACCCCGCCAGCGCGATGAACCGCGCGCCCGATGCCCGCACTTGTTCTTCCATCAGCGCGTCATGGTCTGCGCGGGGAATACCTTTGTGCGGCAGGCAGAACGTGGGCACGCCTTCGGCCTGCGCCAGTTTCAGGCCCGATGCATCCGGATTGTTGGAAAGAACCAGCACGATTTCATAGGGGCAGCCCGCCGCGCGCGAAGCATAGAGCAGCGCCGCCATGTTGGTGCCGCTGCCGGAAATGAAGACCGCGACGGGGGTCTTATCAACCATTGTGGGTGGCGGACCATGCTTCGCGGGCCGACCAGGTTTCGGCGCTGCCGAACACGGTGCAGCCCTTTTCGCCTTCGACGATATGCCCCACGCGGAACACGGTTTCACCCGCTGCGGCAAGATCGGCGGCAAGGGCGTCAGCCTGATCGGCTTCGACCGCGAGGATCATGCCGATGCCGCAGTTGAAGGTGCGGGCCATCTCTTCCGGCTCGATATTGCCCTGTGCCTGCAGGAAAGCCATCAGGCGGCTCTGTTCCCAGCTATCGGCATCGATGCGGGCGTGCAGGCCGCGCGGCAGGACGCGGGGCACGTTTTCCAGCAGACCGCCGCCGGTGATGTGGGCCAGCGCGTTGATGCGACCCGAACGGATGAAGGGCAGCAGGCTCTTCACATAGATTCGCGTCGGTTCGATCAGGTAATCGATCAGCAGGCGTTCGTTGTCGAACAGGGCGGGGCGGTCCAGCTTCCAGCCCTTGTCGGCGGCAAGGCGGCGGACCAGCGAATAGCC harbors:
- a CDS encoding TonB-dependent receptor, which produces MSTTRATARLFSRASILAVAAFAVTQPAFAQEAADQAGGGEIIVTAQKRAQSLSDVSLSVAAVGTDQLAANNTVTLEGLQTLVPSISFGNDFNFAKLFIRGIGLSSSLPGVDPSVALHVDGAVVSLAQAQLGSMFDLERVEVLRGPQGTLYGRNATGGAVNLITAKPTDTLDGYVRQTIGGDALLIQTDAAIGGPITEGVRARLAVQRIHRDGYGINEFTGNDIDNANQWSVRGHLQFLPTEKLSILLTGELHTENDQSLAVKFREVSFPGTTTASLTALGQRTNADGSQAAFASNVRNLNTNFDPINDRKQYSFTGVMDYDASDALSLKSLTTYRNFRAIFFHDFDMSSYAGYPLAQTNAVRTSANHWQPVFQHQFSQELQANVETDKLHAVFAGFYLKEKIRVENHIGVDVLNNTDPFRVQFDGKLDVETWAVFANVTYDLTEQFSVKLGGRYSWEKRHLKNNSGIGTAATGFNLDPLQWDTSKTWDDFSPSAGFEFRPNDDVMLYANWSRGFKSGTAEIGSRRSATATTPFVNPEKVEAYEAGVKYSAGTMQANLAVFHHKLKNGQFQRTFPIPNAPFFASALENAAESRAYGAEVEFRWRPVDGLSLDMSGAYLDSKFSKFFSKNPLNAALFGPGGAALPDEDLSGNYTRMSPKWTFNFNPTYTFDLQSGASVTLGSNFSYRSKQYHTEFNDDRMAADAYAMVDANVKYRHSDDKTSVNLWVRNLTDKLVWAGSYAVATSRTIGGTLMPPRTYGVTVGYEF
- a CDS encoding MFS transporter is translated as MAFTTLRRIYTHTALQSFVEASGGLFVVGFLVKQGLSPALALASFALVLLSRFALRATVLPLAHAHGLRTVLLLGVLIRAISFVTLPFVGGIGAMLVAYILISGLGSVLYWTGYHAYVSAAGSEGAMGRQVSIQQATTATVGIVAPVAGGFLLAGAGPLAGFAIIAALQLCAALPFLGAPNPAIDPASRADPAIVRFGRRLYFAEGLQTGCGVVIWNLALFVTLNQNFESFGGAMALAGIGAAAGSLIIGRLIDGGRGTHSLALAYGLGAGVLVIKALAWASPLPALIATALGALAAPMLATAMLSPLYAMAQRSRCTLRFNMATEGGWDLGCSVACLVAAVVLASGKGYSLPIAMGLLGTSAIALGLTHWYRRLAQA
- the purN gene encoding phosphoribosylglycinamide formyltransferase; the encoded protein is MVDKTPVAVFISGSGTNMAALLYASRAAGCPYEIVLVLSNNPDASGLKLAQAEGVPTFCLPHKGIPRADHDALMEEQVRASGARFIALAGYMRILSPEFVGRWEGRMLNIHPSLLPKYKGLHTHDRAIEAGDTHGGCTVHLVTAELDDGPVLGQTPVAIIPGDTGDSLAARVLFAEHQLYSRTLAAYVARENSAEWLLEKVRTLTAALPEVEERESHGAPGWRVGGKYFAHFNDQHHGTPHIALLVKTSGQDELAALIDQAPEMWFRPAYYGASGWAGLVLNRADVDWDHAADWLRRSWAAVAPRRLAAMMEF